The Faecalibacterium sp. I3-3-33 DNA window AAAAAAGCATGATGAATTTCAACATCCAGCTGTTTGCGGACGCGCAGACCAACACCACCGGCACCATGTCGGTGGAGATGAAAACTTTTTACGAGAAGCGCCTGATCGATCAGGCAGAGCCGCGCCTTGTGCACGACCAGTTTGCGGATTACTACCCTGTGCCCCAGAACGGCGGCAAGACCATCGAGTTCCGCAAGTACGACAGCCTGCCCAAGGCCAGCACCCCGCTGACCGAGGGCGTTACCCCCAACGGTCAGGCTCTGAACGTGACCAGCATCACCAGCGACCTGCACCAGTACGGCGGCTGGACTCCGCTGACCGATGTTTTGCAGATGACCGCCATCGACAACAATGTGGTGCAGGCTACCCGCGTGCTGGCAAGTCAGGCCGGCCGCACCATGGACAGTATCACCCGCGATGTGCTGGCGGGCGGTACCAACGTCATCTACGCCCCGAAGCAGGGCGCAGACGGTGCCGAGACCGCCGTTACCAGCCGCAAGGCACTGGACAAGAGCTGCACCCTGACCCCGAAGCTCTTCTTTCAGGCAGCGGCGCAGCTGGGCGCCATGAACGCCGACCCCATCGGTGACAGCTACGTTGCCATCATCCACCCCTATGCGGCCTACGACCTCAAGACCTGCAAGGAGTTCATGGAGGTGCACAAGTACGCCGACCCCGACACCATGTTCCGCGGCGAGATCGGCAAGCTGGGCAACATCCGCTTTATCGAGACCAGCGAGGCCAAGATCTGGAAGGACGATACCTGCCCGACGGGTCTTGCGGTGTTCGGTACGCTGGTGCTGGGCGCCCACGCCTACGGCGTGACCGAGCTGGAGGGCGGCGGCCTTGAGCACATCGTCAAGCAGCTGGGCTACGGCGACGACCCGCTGAACCAGCGCGCCTCTGTGGGCTGGAAGGGGATGCGCGCCGCCGAGCGTCTGGTGGAGCAGTACATGGTGCGCATCGAGAGCGTGTCCAGCTACTCTGCCACCGCCGCTGCCAACTAAGGAGGTGCCCATGGCTGAAAAGAACGTGCGCATCCGGCTGTTCAAGGACAACAGCCGCTACAAGGGCGATCTGTTCGTCAGTGTCAACGGC harbors:
- a CDS encoding N4-gp56 family major capsid protein, encoding MMNFNIQLFADAQTNTTGTMSVEMKTFYEKRLIDQAEPRLVHDQFADYYPVPQNGGKTIEFRKYDSLPKASTPLTEGVTPNGQALNVTSITSDLHQYGGWTPLTDVLQMTAIDNNVVQATRVLASQAGRTMDSITRDVLAGGTNVIYAPKQGADGAETAVTSRKALDKSCTLTPKLFFQAAAQLGAMNADPIGDSYVAIIHPYAAYDLKTCKEFMEVHKYADPDTMFRGEIGKLGNIRFIETSEAKIWKDDTCPTGLAVFGTLVLGAHAYGVTELEGGGLEHIVKQLGYGDDPLNQRASVGWKGMRAAERLVEQYMVRIESVSSYSATAAAN